From the Nodularia sphaerocarpa UHCC 0038 genome, the window GGTGACAGTGGACAGAAATCCCGAAAATTTTGAAATCGACTTAAAAGCTGCCCAATCTGCGATCGCACAAACTCAAAATCCCCCGATTCGGGTAGTTTTTGTAGTGCATCCCAATTCCCCGACAGGAAATTGTTTAACTGCGGCGGAATTGTCATGGTTAAGAAATTTGGGTGAGCAGATTTTGGTGGTAATTGATGAAGCTTACTTTGAATTTAGCCAGACTACCTTAGTTAGTGAATTAGCACAGCGTTCTAACTGGGTGATTCTACGTACTTTTTCTAAAGCCTTCCGGTTAGCAGCCCTACGAGTGGGTTATTGTGTCGCTCATCCACAGGCGATCGCTATCTTAGAAAAAGTCCGCTTACCTTATAATCTTCCTAGCTTCTCCATCGCCGCCTCCTTAGCTGCTATGCAAAATAGCCAACTTTTACTCAAAGCAATTTCCCCAACTTTGGATGAACGAGACAAACTTATAGAAATTTTATCCCAACATCCAGCCTTACAACTCACAAAAAGTGCTGCTAACTTTGTTTTTCTACGTCTCCAAGCCAATAACTCTGACACACAAAACGCTACCTTAAAAACCCTGCATCAAAAACTGAAGACAAATGGCACTCTTGTACGCGAAATTAGCGGAGGATTGCGAATTACCATCGGCACATCCGAAGAAAACACCCGCACCATCAATAGAATACACGCTGCTTTAGCACATCTGGAATCACAACACCTTGCAAGTAAATAAAATAGACATCTGTTGATTATCAATCTTCAGGGGTGGGTAAGAAAGCCCGCCCTTGTCTAGCAAAATCAGATGAAATCTGCTGTAAAACATTGACTCAATAATTCAAGTTGCCATTCAACTCATTACCCAAACGCCTTACTATACTTACAGTTTGTGGCAACACCCCTACTAAAAGGGCAAAAGCAATATCAGGCATTTGAGCCACCATTGGTAGTGGAAAATATTGTTCAAATTGATCTACAATTTTCTGAACTCGCTGCTGAGGAAGCGGGTGTTCTGTAATTTGCTTAATTAACCTAATCCACTGTCGTCTAATTAAGTAAGCCTTCTGACGCTCCTCATAAGATTCGGGAGTGAAGAAAGACAAATTACCTATGGGCAGTACTCTTTCACAATCAAGATCATAATTTCCACCAACGGCTGCACCCGGCCCAGCAAATTCTGCATGATAGCGTTTAAAAAGTATTAAACCATTGCGCTTACGACTATTCACAACGAACACCTTTCCACTGTGCAGAAGTGTGAGGATATCCGAGCCGTATGACTGCTCAGTTCCATCTGTCATCACAAGATGGCTCAGGAGAATAGTTTCAGGGTAGTAAGTTGATACCATAGCAGCTTGATAGCGTCGGTAGCTTTCGCTATCCATGTTTTCTCGAACTTGCAGATAATTAAGTAGTGTTCTGTACTTCAAGCAGGAACTTGGCTGAAATCAAATCACATTTTTAATGGTTTTTTTAAACTTCTTAATAAAAAAGTTTGCTGGTTGATGTAACTAAGATAGGAAAAACCAGAATTTGATTAGTAAATAATTAATCATATTCTATGGGATTTAGGAGAATTTATCCCAGAAATCAGCTAATTATTTTTAAAGTTTTTATAAAGATCAACTACTAAATACAAAGTTATTATGAGGGGTCGAAAATTGATGAAGCGTAATTTAACGGTTGTTCTATAATGGTCTATTTTTTATATTTTCAACCATTTGCTATTAAGCTACGCCATGAAATTTGCATAATAACATATTATGCATAATTAGAATACAAATATGTTGGTTATTTTTTATTGACATCTAGTGCCAACTGGCAGATCCCTCAAGTTCTTTACCTAAATTTGAGACAATTATAGATATTAGTTTAGCAAATGATCATTGTGACATTTTCAGCAAGAAACAACAACAAGCTAGCTTTGAGAGTCACCAGATCACCAATTCAGAAATCAACAAAAACTAATCGACCAGATTTTATCCCCAAGAAATTGGCACATTAAAACTTGCACATCTTACCAGAAAACTCAGATAATTTAATCCACTTTCATCGTCAGGTGTTTACGCAACAATATTTGTCGCGAGCGTCTGAGGAGAAACGTATTCCAATTAGGTTCTAATTTATGCACCTTATATCCCAGCTTGAAATAAAGTTGCCGTGCCTGATGGTTATTTTCCAAAACGTGGAGGTATAACTCTTCAAATCCCCAGTCATGAGAGAATTTTTCACAGCTCATCAGTAGCTCTGAAGCGACACCATGCCGACGGTATTTGGGGTTAACCGCTAAATTAGACAGATAAGGAAAACTCCTGCCCGTCGGTACCCAAGAATCACCCAAACGCACACCCAATTCCACAGTTCCTACTAAATTTTGAGTCGCAGCAGCACTAGTGTCAATAGCAACCAAACAAACATGATGGGGCGCAGGTGATGACAAGCGATGTTTGAGGTCTTCGTAAATACCCAAACGTAGTAGCGGAAAAGCCCATCCCCAAAAACCATCATGTCCGTGAAAGCTTTCGGCAATAATTTGGGCAATACCAGTCAAATCATCAGCTGTAGCCGCACGAATTTGGAATTGCCAGTCAGCTTGTTCGGCGGCAGATATTAATGGCTCTTGGTGGTAAGGATGAAAAAACCAGGATGTCAAGGCTACTTTAGTATTGATTTAGTTAAACGAAAATTGCTCAAATATCCTAAAACACTGTATAATCTGGATGAAAATTAAAATTTAACCTAAATAAGTGAGTAGGCATTGAGATTCTAACTTAATCCTGGTTATTTAACCAATTCACTTCATCCAAAATCACCTGCGGAGGGATTTTGTTTGTATAGCCGCGACTTCTAAACGCCAATAGACAATTCAGACATCCCCTCATGAACCACTCACTGAGTATAATTGCACCCCAGCCCCAACTCCTTCCCTGATTAAAAAATAAAAAGCCATACAACATGATGTTGCACGGCTTTTGGTGTAGTGTGAGGAGCTTAACTAAGAACCATCATAAAGTAATGCCAACGTGGCAGAACACTCGTAACAATTTTGGTAACAGAATTTTTTTTTATGCAGTTACGCTAGCATGACTGGTAGTTACCGCAGTAGCCTCGCGCATCTCCCCACAGGTAAGGATAATGAAGCTGGGGACTTTTGCGAGGCGTTAAAGTAAAGCGCCACCGCAGCTTGAACCACATCCAGCAGTACAACCATAGCAATAGTTAGCTGTTTGGATTTCATTAATTAAGTCCAAACTGCCAAATTCTAGCAATTTAGCCACTGTCAGGGATTCACCACTGCTAGTTTTAGCGGGCAGATTCATCATCTGGTTAAAATCGCAATCATACACATTACCTAGGTAATCAACTGACAGTTCATTACGACACATTAAATGTTCAACTGTACTGGGGTTGAAATGGGACTCTAAAAACTGCAAATAGCTAGTATGCAGCTTTTTTCGTTCTAAATACATTTTAGTTCTGCCCACCGGCAAGTTAGTAATGGTGAATAGGTTGTTAAACACAATATCAAAATGTTTTTGCAAGAATATTTTGTAATCTCGCTCTAAATTAGTTTGTTCAGGGGCTAAGGAAAATTTTTCGCTTGTGGGTAACGGCGGATTATATACCAAGTCCAAAGTTAAATCCGATTTCTGCCCATAGCCGAGTTGATTCAGCCATTGCAAGGCTTTAATTGAAGCATCAAAAACACCAGTACCACGCATTTTATCTACATTATCTGCTATGTAGCAAGGCAAGGAAGCTACAACTTTCACTTGGTGTTTAGCAAAATATTCTGGTAAATCACCAAACCCATCTTCAAAATAAATCGTTAAATTCGACCGGACAATTACCTGTTTACCTGTGATTCTTGCTGCTTCTACCAATGGCTTAAATCCATAATTCATTTCTGGTGCGCCACCAGTTAAATCCACAATCTGAATTTCGCTTAATTGGTGAATTAAAGTAATTAACTCTTCGCAAATTTGGGGAGAAAGTTCTTCTGTGCGTTTCGGACTAGCTTCGACATGACAGTGTGTACAAGCAAGATTACACCGTTTACCCAAATTAATTTGTAAAACAGAAATGCTTTTTTTTGTCAAAGAAGAACTCAGTTTATCTTTGAATAATGTGATGGCTGGATTTAATGTAGTTGTTTTTCTAGTTGGCATGATTTACTCTTCCTTCAAAGGTTTTAGGGCATTGGGCGTGGGAAAAATTACCCAATTACCAATGGTTTTTTGGATCATTGTAATAATCTATAAATGATGCCACTAATAATGGTGGTAATAGGTAAAGTTAAAATCCACGAAAATAAAATCTGATAAAAAACACGCGACTTGGTTTGTTTGTCAATCAGTCCCACACCAAAAATCGAACTAACTGAAACTTGACTCATGGAAACAGGAAGCCCAAAAAAACTAGACGCAATCATTAAAATTCCTGTGGACATATTTGCAGATAACCCCTGAGTATGATTCATGGTGGTAATTTTTTGACTCATGGTTTGTGCGATTTGTTGAGAGTTGAGTAAACCACCTAGTCCCATAGCCATTGCTATTGTGAGCATTCCTCCCTGAAGTGAAAAATAATCAATAATTAAAATTAGTGAAACAATCTTAGGAGTATTATTTAAACCTCTACTAAAACTGATAATCCCCGAACTGATAAAGTGGCAAGTATCAACTAATCTTGGGTTTGGTTGCAGGTTTAATTTAGAATTGATATAGTGCAGTAAGCTATAAGTTCCTGCTGCCAAACAAATAGCAATAATTGGACTGAGAAATAGGGGTAAAAGAAATAATCTCTCTAAGGCTGCAAAATTAACTTTGAATCCAATAGATACTAATCCAGCACCAAGTAGCGCACCTGTGATACTGTGAGTTGTAGAAATGGGAAATCCTGTCAGGGCAGCAATGAGCAAGGTTAAACCTGTGGTGATGGCTACGGCTAAATGAATTTCTGGTACATTAGCTGTCGTATCTGGAAATATACTTTGAGCAGTAAATCTTTCTACTAATTTACCCGCCCAGAAAACCGAAGCTACCGCACCAGCAAAAGTTGTCATACTTCCCCACAAAATTGCTGTTTGGTAACTGGTTGTCCGGCTACCAAACAGTGTGGCTACGCCTTTAAAGTTGTCGTTTGCTCCATGAGAATAAGCTAAAAAAAGCGTAGCCAGAAATAAACTGATTATTAACATTTTTGGGGGCGTTAAAAGTTAACAGCAACCACCACCGCTATAGTGCCAGGTTGAATGGGTAATCATAATTTCTGCTGGCTGTAAAGCGCTAAGTTTAGCCGCAGTTTTATCACATACTGCTGCGGGAATCCCACGCTGAAGCAGATGTCCGTCCGCATCATCAAAGAAAGATTCTACACCAGCATAAATTGCTGTCTTACCTGTGAAGATACAAGCACCATCTTCGGGAATTTCAACTTTGAAAGCCACAGAATCGAGACTTTCTAGCAAGAGATTTTTTTCCAGGTTGTAAGTTTGAGAATCGAGCAGACGGTAAGGGCGACGGGCGCGAATTTGAATTTGACCAAAACCAGCATCAATGATACTTTGAGTATACTCCTCATAAGTGAGTGCGCCTGATAAACACATGGCACGTAGTCGCTCATCTTGTTGTAAATGCGCGGGAATTGGACAAGTGGCAATGGGATCGCTCATCTGCAAGCGTCCACCTGGTTTTAATGTTCGATATGCTTCTTTTAAGGCACGGGTTAAGTCTTCTGGTTCAAAAATGTTAAAAAGGCAATTCTGCGCCACTATATCGACGCTAGCATCAGCTACTGGCAGATTAAAGGCATCGCCTTCTCGAATTTCCACAAAGCTGGTGTCAAACCAGGGATTTTCTCTAGCGGCAATTTCTAGGTTACGTGCGGCGGCTTCTCGCATGGCTGCAACTGGTTCAATGGCAATTACAGCACCTGGATAACGAGAAAAATAAGCGAATTGCAGTGCTTCTAACCCACCGCCAACACCGACATACATGACGGTGGGTTGGTTTGAGAGTTCAGTATGGTGAACAGTTGTACCACAACCATAGTTCATTTCCTGCATCGCCAGAGGAATTTTCAGTCCTGGTAGTTGCAGGGGTGTACTTTGGACACAACAAAGTCCTACTTGTGGTTGTTGTGCAACTTCACTGTAAAACTGCGCTGCTGTTTCTAAATAGGTCATTATGATCTTAGTCTGGTATGTTGTTGTGTAGATTCCACTTTTTGCATCCTCATATAACTAACCATTATATGGATGAGTTTTTGCTCAGATCAGGATAATTCCCAAAATCTCGAAGAACTACAGATTTATCGGTGTTTATCTGTGGTTAGTTCTCAAAGTGTAGCGGATTTAGAGATAATTCACTCACGCAAGACATAGCCGACACCACGCACGGTTTGAAGGAGGCGTTTTTCGTTGTTGGTTTCGAGTTTCAGGCGCAAGTAGCGGATGTAAGCTTCGATCATGTTGGAATTACTGATGAAGTTATCAACCCAGACTTCTTCTCAAATGCGATCGCCTGTAATTACTTGTGGCGGATGGGGGCGGACTCTGGCTGATCATTCTTCAACGCTAAAGGATTTCACTCGGTAGTCATCAGCACCAGCATCTAGACCGGCGAGGCGATCGCCCATCGCTCACTTCATCTTTAGCAGTTAATAAAATTACCGGCACTTGATCACCTGTACTTCGCAGGCGACGGCAAATTTCCCAGCCCGACAAACCAGGTAGCATCCAATCTAAAATTACTAAGCCTGTAATTACCGATAGCTGCTGCGGCAAATACTATCCAACTTTAGCAATAGGCTGTTACGTCTTCACCGCATTCATCAGCCAGATAACAAAGCGCTTTGAAACGCAGACTTACTAATTGCTCGTAGAGGGGATTTAATTTACACATTGCCGGAATGTGAAACAACTGATGTCCAAACAGTTTAACGTCTCTTTCAAATGGACATTGAGCAGGTATAACTCTACACAAAAAATGCGCTAGTTTCGCACTATGAATTTCTCTACTTTCTAACCACTGACGAACTGAGTGCAGTAGGGGGTGATGTAACCGGGAATTAGTCAAGCTGGCCATGATGTTTCACCTGCAAAACTTATGAGCTAGAACGCGCTATAAAATACCTACATTTGAGTTATGTGAATTTATGTAGCGATTCTTTGTTCCTTGATTCTTTATATTTCACTACAAATCCCAGTCACTGCATTCCAGATGTTTGGCTAAACGCTAGGCTAGATATAGCGTTTCTTGGTTGTGTCCATGAGAAAATTAATTATGCTGGTTCCAAAACCCTTATAGAGTCCTTACATGGAACGTCTCTACATTCTTTGTCACCAGATGTCCATTGCAATACCGTTCGGTAAAGGGTGGAATTTACCCTTTAAGCTTTACCCAGACCACAAGAGATATTGATTTATGACTTTGAATTTTCTCAGTAACAAAAAGCTCCTGTTTGACCAATGGGCATTTAGTTACGATTGGCTTTTTCCTTCAGTAATTTATCAAGCCATCCATAAGCGGCTGCTGGAGTACGTCGATTTAGCCGAACGAGCCAATATACTTGATATGGGCTGTGGTACTGGACGACTACTTGAGCGCTTGGCAACTAAATTTCCTGATGTCCGTGGTACAGGATTAGATTTATCATCTAATATGTTGCGGATAGCAAGACTCAGCAATTCTCACCATCCACGTTTAATTTATATTGAAGGTCAAGCAGAATCTCTGCCCTTTGGTGAAGGTCAGTTTGATGCTGTCTTTAGTACTATCAGCTTCTTACACTATTTAGAACCTCAACAAGTGCTGAGTGAAGTAGCACGGGTACTTTCACCTGGGGGGCGCTTCTACCTGGTTGACATCACCGCGAAAAAAGAGACAGCACCGCAAGTTTTACCGATTTCTCCTCGTGGTATTAGACTCTATAGCCCTCAACAACGTGAACTTTTAGGTTCATCGGCTGGATTATTGTGTTTGAGTCACCATTATTTACTAGGGCCAGTTTTGCTGACAATTTTTGTGAAACCATCCTAGAGTTGAGCGAAAATATTACCTGACTGGTGGTAGCATTTCTAAAACCACAATTTGCAAATCAGGAAACGCCAAGGGTGAAATAGTGTCATTTTCTGCCAAAATTACTTGATTTTCATAGCCTTCCTGAGTCGGTTCCCGAAAAACGTGCAGTTGACGGCTAATCACATCTAGCACCCAATAATCTGTAATTCCTGCTTGGGAGTAAGCTTTGGCTTTAGTCTCGCAGTCTAGTGTCAAACTGCTATTTGCTACCTCAATAATCAGATAAACTTCAGGTGGTGTTGGGTGGTGGTCTGCATAGTCTAAAGGATCTATTTTAACAACAGCAATATCCGGTTCTGGTTCAGATCGTTCATTTAACTTGATTGGGTCTTGAATAGATACCCAGGCGCGATTTCCTAAACGATTTTTGAGTAAGTAATCTGTTCTCCCCACTGCTGACCGATGGGCTGTTCCTTTGGTAATCTTCCAGATAATCTTTCCTTCTAGAAGTTCCACTCGCTCGTCTACACCAAAAATCCCAGCCTCAGCCATCCGATGATATTCTTCAACTGTCCACAGGCGAAGCGGTAAGGTTGTTTCTATGCCTTGCATGGCTTGTCTAGCAAATGTGAAAATCGTGGGTATTCATATCCTAGCATTTTAGCTTGACATATTAATAAAAATATGGTAATGAACACCCACTATTGACAAAGTATGCACCGCCAACAACCAATGACTAATGACTAATGACTAATGACTAATGACTAATGACTAATGACTAATGACTAATGACTAATGACTAATGACTAATGACTAATGACTAATGACTAATGACTAATGACTAATGACTATTTCATCTAGTTGATTAATCACCACATCCGCGCCTTGGACATGATCTGATTTACCCACCCAGGTGATACCAATACAACCTGCGGCTTTAGCATTACGTGCCATTTGCATATCACCAACAGCATCTCCTACCATCAATGTATTAGCTGGTTCTACTCCCAAAGCTTCACAAGCCTGTAAAAATAATATTGGATCTGGTTTACTGGGGCCGTCATCTACCCCTTTTTGTAGCTGGATGTAATCAGTTAACTCGTGTTGTTTTACAAAATTACTAACTTCGGTTGTGGTTGCTGCGGAAATGATACCGAGTTTTATTCCGGCTGCTGACAAGGACTGTAATAGCTCCAAAGTACCTGGAAATAGTGGTGCAGGAGTTGTACCCAGATATTTTTCAGCTTCGTCTAAGGATTGACGCGCTATTTTTAGAGATTCAAACCATCCTTTCCCAGTTTCGGCAATATATGCAGCTGCGGCAATTTCTGTCTCCCGGCGACTGGCTACGGATATTAAACCTGCTGGATCTAGGGTATCGCTATTGATACCAAAGGCCATTAATAAGGGTTCGCCAATTCCGGGAATTTGCGCGTCTATCATCCGCGCACTTTTTTGTCCAAGCGATCGCAAATAAGCTTCAGAATCCTCTAATGTACCATTTTTGTCAAAAAAAATGGCTTGGATATTGGAAAAGCTGATGTTTCTACATTTAATAGTTACCAAAATATTTCACCCTATTTATTCAATTCACCACAAAAAAAGAGGGGTCTTCCCTCTTTAATTAATAGTTTAATAACTACAAGCTTATTAGCGTTCATTCAAGGCTTGTCAGTCGCTTTTATTAAATCTAGCGAAGCATCACCCTAGCTATAACAAAGTTTAAATCAAGACTTTGCTCAACCTTCCTGTTCAACAGTCGCTGGAATCTCTTCTTCAGACTCGGTTGCTGCTGGAACTTCTTCTTCAACCGCAGCTACAGCCGATACTTCTTCGGTTACTGCTGGAGCTTCTTCTTCCACTGTAGCCACAGCCGATACTTCTTCTTGAGTTTCAGTTGCTACTGGGGTTTCTTCCTCAGTTGTAGCTTCTACTGCTTCCTCAGCACCCACTACTTCCTCAGCTTCCGCAGGCGCAGCAGTAATACCTTGCTGTTTAGCTAGCATCTGTTCACGATACTTAGCTGCCATTTCTTCAGCTTTATCATAAACCAAATCACGGTTCTTAATCATATCACCGGGTTCGGGTTCCAACTGCTTGGTAGACAAGGAAATCCGACCCCTTTCTGCGTCCAAATCAATGATCATGACTTTAACTTCATCATTGACATTGAATACGCTATGAGGTGTATCAATATGTTCGTGAGAAATTTCAGAAATGTGTAGCAGTCCGCTCACACCACCAATATCTATAAAAGCACCGTATGGTTTAATACCACGAACTGTACCGATTACCACTTCTCCCACTTCTAGGCGGTTCATCTTACGCTCAACTAGCGCTCGACGATGGGATAGAACTAAGCGGTTGCGTTCTTCATCTACTTCTAAGAATTTCAATGGTAGTTCTTCTCCTACCAATTCTTCCTTCGGTTTGCGGGTGCTGATGTGAGAACCGGGGATGAAGCCGCGTAATCCTTCAATGCGTACTAATGCACCACCACGGTTAGTAGCAAATACACCGGAACGAACAGTAGCATCTTCTGCTTGTAACTGCCGCACACGTTCCCAAGCCCGCATATATTCGATGCGACGAATGGAAAGGGTTAACTGACCATCTTCGTTTTCATCAGTAAGGATGAAAAATTCTCTGGTTTCGTTTGATTGTAAAACTTCTTCCGGGGCATCGACCCGGTTAATAGACATTTCTTGTATAGGTATGTAGGCTGCTGTTTTAGCCCCTATGTCAATCAGAGCGCCGCGCGGCTCTATACTGAAAACTGTTCCTGGTACAATGTCTCCAGGGCTAAAGTGATAATCATACTTGTCAAGTAGAGCAGCGAAATCTTCGTGAGTGAATCCAATTTCTGTAGCGGTTAAGTTCTGATTGACCATGCTAATTTGTTCCTGGTTCTAGTCTCCGTAAGGGTTGTGGCATAGGCGTGATGTATATGCGAAGGCACTAGGCGGGAGGTACACCTACATCTTTTTTTTATCCTAGCGCAGAAAAGCTAGTATTAACACATATTAACTTCTAGATAGAATATTCTATCACATATTCTTGAAATTTTTTATTTATTCATTCATCAATTTATATTGGGAATTTCATCTTCAAAGGTATTGACAAAAGTAGATATCCGCCGTCACCACCATTGGTAACAACGGATAACAGGTTCAGATGCTCTTAAATCTCTGGTAAGAGCAGTCTATTCTTCTTCTTTCTTTTGAATGCGGGGTGGTTCGCGGAATGCGATCGCAAAGAAAAGAACACCTATGGCCAGAGCCAAAATCAAGATATATGCAACGCTTTCCATATTAAAAGCTCCTGCCTAACCGACAAGTAATGATAGTTTATCAGTCTATGAGATGAGGTGTTAGGGATTGGGTTATGAGAAAAACTCTTCCCCAATCCCTATTCCCCAAAAATTAAAGAGCTTCTTTCCGGCGGGTAGATTTGTCACCCACTTTCTGGAATAGACCCCATTCAACTTGCTCTTCAAGATCCGCTTCAACACCAGCAAAAACGTCTCGGTAAATTGTCCGAGAACCGTGCCACAGGTGACCAAAGAAGAATAGCAGAGCAAACACAGCGTGTCCAAAGGTAAACCAACCTCTGGGGCTAGTGCGGAATACACCGTCAGAGTTCAAGGTTTCGCGGTCAAAATCAAAGATTTCGCCACCTTGAGCCTTACGGGCAAATTTCTTCACGTCTGCTGGATCTGTAAAGGTTTGACCATTGAGATCACCGCCATAGAAGCTGACTGTGACACCAGTTTGTTCAAAACTGTACTTCGATTCTGCCCGACGGAAAGGAATATCAGCGCGGATAACTCCATCAGCATCGGTCAAGATAACTGGGAAGGTTTCAAAGAAGTTAGGGAGACGACGCACGGTCAATTCTCTACCCTTAGCATCTGTGAATACTGCGTGACCTTGCCAAGATTGGGCGATTCCATCACCCTTAACCATCGGACCAGTGCGGAATAAACCACCTTTAGCGGGGCTATTGCCGACATAATCATAGAAAGCCAGTTTTTCGGGAATTGCTGCCCAAGCTTCTGAACGGGTTGCACCGTCAGCCATGCTAGTTTGGACGCGACGCTCAATTTCCTGAGTGAAGTAGTTTTGATCCCACTGATAACGAGTCGGACCAAATAGTTCAATCGGGGTGGTAGCGTTACCGTACCACATAGTACCAGCAACAATGAAAGCTGCGAAGAATACCGCAGCAATACTGCTTGAAAGTACTGTTTCAATGTTCCCCATCCGCAGGGCTTTGTATAGCCTTTCGGGGGGTCTTACTGTGAGGTGGAATAAACCAGCAATAATGCCAACAACGCCTGCGGCGATATGGTGAGCAACAATACCACCAGGATTAAATGGGTCGAACCCAGCCGGTCCCCATTCTGGTGCTACTGCTTGGATGCTACCAGTGACTCCGTAGGCATCAGAAACCCACATACCTGGGCCAAATAGTCCGGTGAGGTGAAAAGCACCAAAGCCAAAACAAAGTAAACCAGATAAGAACAGGTGAATGCCAAACATTTTTGGCAAGTCTAGAGCAGGTTCACCGGTGCGAGGATCTCTAAAGAGTTCCAAATCCCAGTAAACCCAGTGCCATACGGCTGCTAGGAATAATAAACCAGAAAGCACGATGTGAGCCGCAGCTACACCTTCAAATGACCAGAAACCAGGGTCGCTGGCTGCGTTACCAGTGACGACGCTCCAGCCACCCCAAGATTCGGTAACACCTAAACGTGACATGAAGGGCAGGACGAACATTCCTTGCCGCCACATGGGGTTAAGAACCGGATCACTGGGGTCATAAATAGCCAGTTCATACAGTGCCATTGAACCAGCCCA encodes:
- a CDS encoding 30S ribosomal protein S1 yields the protein MVNQNLTATEIGFTHEDFAALLDKYDYHFSPGDIVPGTVFSIEPRGALIDIGAKTAAYIPIQEMSINRVDAPEEVLQSNETREFFILTDENEDGQLTLSIRRIEYMRAWERVRQLQAEDATVRSGVFATNRGGALVRIEGLRGFIPGSHISTRKPKEELVGEELPLKFLEVDEERNRLVLSHRRALVERKMNRLEVGEVVIGTVRGIKPYGAFIDIGGVSGLLHISEISHEHIDTPHSVFNVNDEVKVMIIDLDAERGRISLSTKQLEPEPGDMIKNRDLVYDKAEEMAAKYREQMLAKQQGITAAPAEAEEVVGAEEAVEATTEEETPVATETQEEVSAVATVEEEAPAVTEEVSAVAAVEEEVPAATESEEEIPATVEQEG
- a CDS encoding photosystem II reaction center protein T, translated to MESVAYILILALAIGVLFFAIAFREPPRIQKKEEE
- the psbB gene encoding photosystem II chlorophyll-binding protein CP47, which codes for MGLPWYRVHTVVLNDPGRLISVHLMHTALVAGWAGSMALYELAIYDPSDPVLNPMWRQGMFVLPFMSRLGVTESWGGWSVVTGNAASDPGFWSFEGVAAAHIVLSGLLFLAAVWHWVYWDLELFRDPRTGEPALDLPKMFGIHLFLSGLLCFGFGAFHLTGLFGPGMWVSDAYGVTGSIQAVAPEWGPAGFDPFNPGGIVAHHIAAGVVGIIAGLFHLTVRPPERLYKALRMGNIETVLSSSIAAVFFAAFIVAGTMWYGNATTPIELFGPTRYQWDQNYFTQEIERRVQTSMADGATRSEAWAAIPEKLAFYDYVGNSPAKGGLFRTGPMVKGDGIAQSWQGHAVFTDAKGRELTVRRLPNFFETFPVILTDADGVIRADIPFRRAESKYSFEQTGVTVSFYGGDLNGQTFTDPADVKKFARKAQGGEIFDFDRETLNSDGVFRTSPRGWFTFGHAVFALLFFFGHLWHGSRTIYRDVFAGVEADLEEQVEWGLFQKVGDKSTRRKEAL